In the Nitratiruptor sp. YY09-18 genome, TTTTCCAAGCCAAAATGACTGTAAGCAAGAGTGCACCGATCTGTAAAGCGTTAAAATCGAGTGTAAAGGGGATGTGGTTGAAGTATGCAAGTCCCATAAGCACAGGCACTGTCACAAGGATCGATACAGTACTTGCTCCCATTGCAATATTGACAACGCGTTGGATCTGATCGTTTTTGGCAGCTTTGATGGCAGTAATGAGCTCAGGCGAGACGCTAATAATAGCGATGATGAGACCTGCAAGGCCTGCATTGATACCAAAAGCTTCGAAAACATGCTGCGAATCGTGTGCGAAAATCTCAGCCATTACACCTACTAAAAAAATCAATCCGAATACCACCAAAAGATTTGCCCAGTTTGGGAATTTTTCAAATATATAATCATCCTCATGCTCTTCATCCTCTTGGAGCTGCTTTTTCTTTTTGAGGCGTAGAATTCTGCTTCTTGCAGTTGACTTGAAAAAGTGAGAGTGGGTTTTAGTCTGAAAAACGTAGATAATGAGATAGTAGGTAAAAAGCATGATCGAGATAATGATACTAGCTCGCAGCAGTTTATCGCTTCCATCTGGTGTATAGATCAAAAGACTTGGTACAAGTAGGGCGATAGAGGAGACAAAGAGAATAGTAGTATATGTACTGGATGTATCCTCATTGTGCTCTTGCTCAGCAAATGTAAGCCCACCTATAAAGACAGCAAGTCCCAAAAGTACGTTCATATCCACAATAACTGCAGAGATAATACCACTTTTTACTGTATCTAAAGTATTAGCAGATACCTCTGTACCACCTGCTGTAAGGATCATATAGAGCAATATGATCTCCACTGCAACTGCACTAAAGGTAAGCACAAAACTTCCATATGGTTCACCGAGTCGCTCAGCTAAAATCTCAGCAACTTCACTGACTGTAACAGAAAAAGCCACTATCGAAATAGCAGCGAAGAGAGTGGTAAGGTAAATATGGTGTGTAGCATGTGCATAGTAAGCTAAGAGTGCACAAAGAAATCCTAAACCTATATCCCAATAGTCATCAAAATAGTCGCGTAACGAAGATGAATCACTTTGCAATGAGTTCTCCTTAAAAAAGTCTTTTTTGTTCTTGTGTTTTGGCTAATTTTTCTATATCAAAATGCTCGCACAGAGCGTAATTAAACGTTGCATTATACAAAATTTCTCTCAACCTTTTCAAATTGTACTGTGCAAATCCATCTTGGATACAGCTATGGGTAAAGAAAAGCTTGTGTGCCCAAGGAGCATGTTTTTGAAGATATTGATGCTCACGCTCTAAAAGAGTACAATCACTCTCCAAAATTACTACTCTCTCGCTCTTTCCAAATTCACACACTCTAAAGTTGTTATCTAAAAAGTAGGGTCTAAAGTGTGGCCACTCTTCGACTTTTTGGAAAGAGTAGTGAAGTAGATAGTTGTGTGCTATATCTAAGAGTCTGTGAAGTTTATCGATAAAAAGAGGTGATATTCTCATGCGTTGATAGTAGACATCATCGTATACAAAGCTAGTCTCAAAGAGGTAGTGCTGAACAATATTGAGAGGTTTACTTGGAATTTGTACGCTATCGAGTGCCAAAGATTTTAGGAGATGCTCAGGAGCCAATATGAGAGAAAGAGGTTGGGAGTAGAGAGCCTCGAGCATAGATGATCTATCTCGATAGATATGCACTCGGTTTGATTGAAAAAGGAGCGCCGCAAGTTCCAAAGTAGGTAAATCAATAGCGATCACATCGATGTTTTTAGAAATTATAAAAAAGCGAATAAGCTGATCGAGAGTTTTATGAATATCGCGTACTTTTATCCAAGCAATTTCGCTATCACTGATCTGTGTCCATCCTGTAAAAACGACTCCATATGCTCCAGCTCTTATGGCATCTACAATCTGTGTTTTATCTAGAGCGATAAAGAGATCGCCACGTTTGATATGACCAATATTTGTAGTAATAGAAGCAAAAGAGGAGATCTTTGGCGAGCTTACTAGCTCACCATCTATTAAGCTCAAGACGCTTGAGAGATTCATCTCACAGGGGTACCATTAACCTTTTTGGCTTCTGGAGTGACAAGTGAGAGACCGTCTTCATCCTTGGCTGCAAGGATCATACCCTCACTCACATATCCCATCAGTTTTGCAGGCTTGAGATTTGCTACGACGCACACCTGTTTGCCGATGAGATCTTCTGGAGCGTAGAACTCTTTGATTCCAGCAACGATTTGACGAGGCTTCTCTTCACCAAGATCGACTTGCAAAAGGAGCAGTTTTTTACTCTTTTTTACCTCTTGGGCTTCGATGATTGTGCCTACTTTGATAGAGGTTTTAAAAAAATCATCAATGCTTATGAGGTCCTCTTTTTTCTCTTCTTTTTTCTCCTGCTTCTTCTCAACCATCAAAGGCTCTTCAATTTTTGGAAAAAGAGGAGGAATTTTTTGGATAGTAAATGCTTCAAGCAACTCTTTTTGCTCAATGAGTCTTTGCATAGCATTTCTATCGATAGTAAATCCTAATGCTTGGGCAATGGTTTGTGTCGTTTTTGGCATCACAGGATGGAGCATTACCGCTACTTTTGCCAAGATATTGGCTACAAGTGCAACAAGTGCCATTGCTTCATCCTCTTTTCCCTCTTTCATTTTCGTCCATGGAGTATATGTATCGATAGCTTTATTGGCTATTGTGAGGATTTTCCAAAGCTCTTCGAGGTAT is a window encoding:
- a CDS encoding calcium:proton antiporter produces the protein MQSDSSSLRDYFDDYWDIGLGFLCALLAYYAHATHHIYLTTLFAAISIVAFSVTVSEVAEILAERLGEPYGSFVLTFSAVAVEIILLYMILTAGGTEVSANTLDTVKSGIISAVIVDMNVLLGLAVFIGGLTFAEQEHNEDTSSTYTTILFVSSIALLVPSLLIYTPDGSDKLLRASIIISIMLFTYYLIIYVFQTKTHSHFFKSTARSRILRLKKKKQLQEDEEHEDDYIFEKFPNWANLLVVFGLIFLVGVMAEIFAHDSQHVFEAFGINAGLAGLIIAIISVSPELITAIKAAKNDQIQRVVNIAMGASTVSILVTVPVLMGLAYFNHIPFTLDFNALQIGALLLTVILAWKTTDNGETNYIEGVSHLMFFTCFAVIAALY